A genomic region of Nymphaea colorata isolate Beijing-Zhang1983 chromosome 2, ASM883128v2, whole genome shotgun sequence contains the following coding sequences:
- the LOC116247240 gene encoding phenylcoumaran benzylic ether reductase POP1-like, with protein sequence MEGQSRVLVIGGTGYIGKFIVKASAASGHPTFALVRDTSPSDPAKSQLLHSFTSSGVTLLRGSLDDHQSLVQAIKQVDVVISAVGSAQISQQVKIIAAIKEAGDVKRFLPSEFGTDVDRQHAVEPARSIFALKAQIRRAIEAEGIPHTYVCCGFFAAYFLPSMAQPGLTSPPRDKIVILGDGNPKAVFNKEDDIATYTIKAVDDPRTLNKVLYVRPPANACSFNELTSLWEKKTGKTLERTYVPEDQILKNIEESPFPKNAMVAIAHSAFVKGDQANFEIEESFGVEASEMYPDVKYTTVEQYLDQFV encoded by the exons atGGAGGGACAGAGCAGGGTTCTGGTGATCGGTGGCACCGGCTACATCGGCAAGTTCATCGTGAAGGCTAGCGCAGCGTCTGGCCACCCGACGTTCGCACTGGTCAGGGACACTTCTCCCTCCGACCCAGCCAAGTCCCAGCTTCTTCACTCCTTCACCTCCTCTGGCGTCACCCTGCTTCGC GGCTCTCTGGACGATCATCAAAGTTTGGTCCAAGCCATCAAGCAGGTCGATGTTGTCATTTCAGCGGTGGGAAGTGCACAGATCTCACAGCAAGTCAAGATCATTGCTGCTATTAAAGAAGCTGGTGATGTCAAG AGGTTCCTTCCTTCGGAGTTTGGAACCGACGTCGATCGCCAACATGCGGTAGAGCCTGCCCGGAGCATATTCGCTTTAAAAGCGCAGATTCGCCGAGCCATTGAGGCCGAAGGCATTCCTCACACTTACGTGTGTTGCGGCTTCTTTGCTGCCTACTTCCTCCCCAGTATGGCGCAGCCAGGATTGACCTCCCCTCCAAGAGACAAGATTGTCATCCTAGGAGATGGTAACCCCAAGGCCGTGTTCAACAAGGAGGATGACATAGCCACCTACACCATCAAGGCTGTCGATGATCCAAGAACCCTGAACAAGGTGCTCTACGTGAGGCCACCTGCCAATGCTTGTTCCTTCAATGAGCTGACCTCACTTTGGGAGAAGAAGACTGGCAAGACCCTCGAGAGAACCTACGTTCCGGAGGACCAAATACTCAAGAACATTGAAG AGTCGCCGTTCCCGAAGAACGCTATGGTGGCGATCGCGCACTCGGCTTTCGTGAAAGGTGACCAGGCGAATTTTGAGATAGAGGAATCGTTCGGAGTGGAAGCATCTGAGATGTACCCCGATGTCAAGTACACAACCGTGGAACAGTACCTTGATCAATTTGTTTAA
- the LOC116247037 gene encoding phenylcoumaran benzylic ether reductase POP1-like yields MGVLGGGGSIGSIREKEKQRPARERMEGQSRVLVIGGTGYIGKFIVKASAASGHPTFALVRDTSPSDPAKSQLLHSFTSSGVTLLRGSLEDHESLLGAIKQVDVVISAVGNAQILQQSNIIAAIKEAGNIKRFFPSEFGNDVDRQHAVEPAKSTFALKAQIRRAIEAEGIPHTYVCCSFFAAYFLPNMSQPGLTSPPRDKIVILGDGNPKAVFNKEDDIATYTIKAVDDPRTLNKVLYVKPPANTYSFNELTSLWEKKIGKTLQRIYVPEDQMLKNIEELPFPMNIVVAIAHSVFVKGDQTNFEIEESFGVEASELYPDVKYTTVEQYLDQFV; encoded by the exons ATGGGAGTCCTTGGAGGAGGCGGGTCAATCGGCTCaatcagagagaaagagaagcaaagaccagcgagagagagaatggaggGACAGAGCAGGGTTCTGGTGATCGGTGGCACCGGCTACATCGGCAAGTTCATCGTGAAGGCGAGCGCGGCGTCTGGCCACCCCACGTTCGCACTGGTCAGGGACACCTCTCCCTCCGACCCAGCCAAATCCCAGCTTCTTCACTCCTTCACCTCCTCTGGCGTCACCCTGCTTCGC GGCTCTCTGGAAGATCATGAAAGTTTGCTTGGGGCAATCAAGCAAGTGGATGTTGTCATTTCAGCGGTGGGAAATGCACAAATCTTACAGCAGTCCAACATCATTGCTGCTATCAAAGAAGCTGGCAATATCAAG AGGTTTTTCCCTTCCGAGTTCGGGAACGATGTCGATCGCCAGCATGCGGTGGAGCCGGCCAAGAGCACATTCGCTTTAAAAGCACAGATTCGCCGAGCCATTGAGGCCGAAGGCATTCCCCACACCTATGTATGTTGCAGCTTCTTTGCTGCCTACTTCCTCCCCAACATGTCTCAGCCAGGATTGACCTCCCCTCCGAGAGACAAGATTGTCATCCTCGGAGATGGAAACCCCAAGGCCGTGTTCAACAAGGAGGATGACATCGCCACCTATACTATCAAGGCTGTCGATGATCCAAGAACCCTGAACAAGGTCCTGTACGTGAAGCCACCTGCCAATACCTATTCCTTCAATGAGCTGACCTCGCTTTGGGAGAAGAAGATTGGCAAGACCCTACAGAGAATCTACGTTCCGGAGGACCAGATGCTCAAGAACATTGAAG AGTTGCCGTTCCCGATGAACATTGTGGTGGCAATCGCGCACTCCGTCTTCGTGAAAGGTGACCAGACAAATTTTGAGATAGAGGAATCGTTCGGAGTGGAAGCATCTGAGCTGTACCCAGATGTCAAGTATACAACCGTGGAACAGTACCTGGATCAATTTGTTTGA